A window of the Geothermobacter hydrogeniphilus genome harbors these coding sequences:
- the miaA gene encoding tRNA (adenosine(37)-N6)-dimethylallyltransferase MiaA, whose protein sequence is MSEKQHSSPPPCRLLTLLGATAGGKTRVAVQVAETLGGEIISADSRQVFRGMDLGTGKDLDEYGKVPHHLIDIRDAGEEFSVFDFQREFLQAHKRISARGRLPLLVGGTGLYLDAVLKGYRLVEVPSDPELRRELAGLDDAQLRQRLLELKPEQHNRTDLDDRERLLRAIEIAAGEATADAPPPWPDLQPLVFGLRWERSELRRRIRQRLQQRLAEGMLDEVQRLHQAGVSWERLDYYGLEYRFLARHLRGELSRNDMVQQLAGAISRFAKRQETWFRRMERQGIVIHWLEGADSPAEALLEQLKKDGWRCEAGVLVRS, encoded by the coding sequence ATGTCCGAAAAACAACACTCTTCACCGCCCCCCTGCCGCTTGCTGACCCTGCTCGGCGCGACCGCCGGCGGCAAAACCCGCGTCGCCGTGCAGGTGGCCGAAACCTTAGGCGGTGAAATTATCTCCGCCGACTCGCGCCAGGTGTTTCGCGGCATGGATCTCGGCACCGGCAAGGATCTCGACGAATACGGCAAGGTTCCCCATCACCTGATCGACATCCGCGACGCCGGCGAAGAGTTCAGCGTTTTCGATTTTCAGCGCGAATTCCTGCAGGCCCATAAGCGGATCAGCGCCCGCGGCAGGCTGCCGCTGCTGGTCGGCGGCACCGGACTCTACCTTGACGCGGTTCTCAAGGGTTACCGGCTGGTCGAGGTGCCCTCCGACCCGGAACTGCGCCGCGAGCTGGCCGGTCTCGACGACGCGCAATTGCGACAGCGACTGCTTGAACTGAAACCTGAACAGCATAACCGCACCGACCTCGACGACCGGGAACGACTGCTGCGCGCCATTGAAATCGCCGCCGGTGAGGCGACAGCGGACGCACCACCGCCCTGGCCGGATCTGCAGCCGCTGGTTTTCGGTCTCCGCTGGGAACGTTCCGAGCTCCGCAGGCGCATCCGGCAACGCCTGCAGCAGCGGCTCGCAGAGGGAATGCTCGACGAAGTCCAACGCCTGCATCAGGCCGGGGTCAGCTGGGAGAGGCTCGACTATTACGGACTTGAGTACCGTTTCCTCGCCCGCCACCTGCGTGGCGAACTGAGCCGCAACGACATGGTTCAGCAGCTCGCCGGCGCCATCAGCCGCTTCGCCAAGCGCCAGGAAACCTGGTTCCGGCGGATGGAGAGACAAGGGATCGTCATCCACTGGCTGGAGGGCGCCGACAGCCCCGCCGAAGCCCTGCTCGAACAGCTGAAAAAAGACGGCTGGCGGTGCGAAGCGGGCGTCCTGGTCCGATCATGA
- the pcnB gene encoding polynucleotide adenylyltransferase PcnB, which yields MDTEQPTAEIPTEPVILPRAEHTISRKQIDENSLKVLYRLRRHGYKAYLVGGGVRDLLLGRTPKDFDVGTDATPNQVKKLFRNCFLVGRRFRLAHIRFAGGSLIEVATFRRQATEEDRPEDPSLNPFYAENLFGTPRQDAFRRDFTINALFYDIEDFSIIDHVGGLRDLRDQRLRVIGDPLVRFAEDPVRMLRALEFVARLGFSLDETAREAIYLRSALIAEAAPARLREELMELFRHKVAGHVFANAQGLGLLEYIIPGYQAGPGTLALLDAIDRRTAAGQPVTESLVLAALYYEIFSAGLVAAGDLPIGEVLGRAAKLLIPHCLHFHIASGIRHQAAELLVGCYRLQRGPGRRGQQRFVRHPSFAAALAFYQLCCEAGQGDVELLSAWRQSLTETPKEAPRKRPRRRRRRRKPASSPSQS from the coding sequence ATGGACACTGAACAACCGACAGCCGAGATCCCGACCGAACCGGTCATCCTGCCCCGCGCCGAGCACACCATCTCCCGTAAGCAGATTGACGAGAATTCCCTCAAGGTGCTTTATCGCCTGCGCCGGCACGGTTACAAGGCCTACCTGGTCGGCGGTGGGGTGCGCGACCTGCTGCTCGGTCGGACCCCGAAGGATTTCGACGTTGGCACCGACGCCACCCCCAACCAGGTGAAGAAGCTGTTCCGCAACTGTTTCCTGGTTGGCAGGCGCTTTCGCCTGGCACATATCCGTTTCGCCGGCGGTTCCCTGATCGAGGTGGCAACCTTCAGGCGCCAGGCGACCGAAGAGGATCGTCCCGAAGATCCTTCCCTCAACCCCTTTTATGCCGAGAACCTGTTCGGGACCCCGCGCCAGGATGCCTTTCGCCGCGACTTCACCATCAACGCCCTGTTCTATGACATCGAGGATTTCAGCATCATCGATCATGTCGGCGGTCTGCGGGATCTTCGTGACCAGCGGCTGCGGGTGATCGGTGATCCGCTGGTACGTTTTGCCGAGGATCCGGTGCGCATGCTGCGGGCGCTGGAATTTGTCGCCCGACTCGGCTTCAGCCTTGATGAAACGGCCCGGGAGGCGATCTACCTGCGGTCGGCTCTGATTGCCGAGGCGGCCCCGGCGCGACTGCGTGAAGAGTTGATGGAATTGTTTCGGCACAAGGTCGCCGGACACGTTTTCGCCAATGCCCAGGGGCTGGGCCTGCTCGAATACATCATCCCCGGTTACCAGGCCGGGCCGGGAACCCTGGCCCTGCTCGACGCCATTGACCGTCGTACCGCCGCCGGACAACCGGTGACCGAGTCGCTGGTGCTGGCTGCTCTCTATTACGAAATCTTTTCCGCCGGACTGGTTGCCGCCGGCGACCTTCCCATCGGTGAGGTTCTGGGGCGGGCCGCCAAGCTGCTTATCCCCCATTGTCTCCATTTCCATATCGCCAGCGGCATCCGGCACCAGGCCGCCGAGCTGCTGGTCGGCTGTTACCGGCTGCAACGCGGCCCCGGCCGTCGCGGGCAGCAGCGTTTCGTGCGGCATCCGAGTTTCGCCGCCGCGCTGGCGTTCTACCAGCTCTGTTGCGAGGCCGGTCAGGGGGATGTTGAACTGTTGTCGGCCTGGCGACAGTCACTCACCGAGACGCCGAAGGAGGCTCCCCGTAAACGACCGCGACGCCGTCGGCGGCGGAGGAAGCCGGCTTCTTCCCCCTCGCAATCCTGA
- a CDS encoding DUF547 domain-containing protein, protein MIRCILSLLLILLLPSPSPAAGFDFSPYAEMLNNYLSINRQIHNIPVNTIDYARMDLEQSAKGSTWRKMLADLARFDPTSIADRNQRMAFWINVYNIAAIKTILDHWPVDSIRSSKIHWFGYPWKQEIILVGGREYSLYQIEFEQLVEGFRDLRVHLGINCASASCVDLLPEPFSGEKLDDQLRYQGERLAMQRKKGLAINRETGVVKVSKVFDFDKEHFDRWAGGAVNFLLPYTSTEDRAFLQDGEFELEYLDYDWTVNDSGQAAPRP, encoded by the coding sequence ATGATTCGCTGCATCCTCAGCCTGTTGCTGATTCTGCTGCTGCCGAGTCCCTCGCCGGCCGCCGGTTTCGACTTCTCCCCCTACGCCGAAATGCTGAACAATTACCTGAGCATCAATCGCCAGATCCACAACATTCCGGTCAATACCATCGACTACGCACGCATGGACCTGGAACAATCCGCCAAGGGATCGACATGGAGAAAAATGCTCGCCGACCTGGCCCGTTTCGACCCGACATCCATCGCCGATCGCAATCAACGCATGGCCTTCTGGATCAACGTCTACAATATCGCCGCCATCAAGACCATTCTCGACCACTGGCCGGTGGATTCAATCCGTTCGTCGAAAATCCATTGGTTTGGATATCCCTGGAAACAGGAGATCATTCTGGTCGGCGGCCGGGAGTATTCCCTTTATCAGATCGAATTCGAGCAACTTGTCGAAGGTTTCAGGGATCTGCGTGTTCATCTCGGCATCAACTGCGCTTCAGCCTCCTGCGTCGACCTGCTGCCGGAACCCTTCAGCGGGGAGAAACTTGACGACCAGCTGCGGTATCAGGGGGAACGCCTGGCCATGCAGCGGAAAAAGGGGCTTGCCATCAACCGTGAAACCGGCGTGGTGAAGGTCTCGAAGGTCTTCGATTTTGACAAGGAGCATTTCGACCGCTGGGCCGGAGGAGCTGTCAACTTCCTGCTCCCCTACACCTCAACCGAGGACAGGGCCTTTCTGCAGGACGGCGAATTCGAACTGGAATACCTCGATTACGACTGGACTGTAAATGACAGCGGACAGGCAGCCCCGCGGCCATGA
- a CDS encoding homocysteine S-methyltransferase family protein — translation MAFSDHPILIFDGACGTNLQQMEIPDEAWAGCEGCNEVLNLHGPEFIVRLHSEMLDAGAMVVETDTFGASSVVLAEYGLQDKVKQLNRLAVEHARTAIAGRADRYVAGSVGPGTKLPSLGHIEVAELAVSIREQVEALLEAGVDCLIIETCQDLLQTKTALVSAFEVLAAGKIEIPVLVSVTIEQQGTMLVGSDIGAVVATLEPFELFSLGLNCATGPQDMASHVRYLSRNWPARISCIPNQGLPEVVDGRTVYPLSPSAFAEQMHRFVTEEGVSIVGGCCGTSPDHIRALAEKLAGVTPKKREVC, via the coding sequence ATGGCTTTTTCCGATCATCCGATCCTGATCTTCGACGGTGCCTGCGGCACCAACCTGCAGCAGATGGAGATTCCCGATGAGGCCTGGGCCGGCTGCGAGGGCTGCAACGAGGTTCTCAACCTGCACGGCCCCGAGTTCATCGTCCGGCTGCACAGCGAGATGCTCGACGCCGGGGCGATGGTGGTCGAGACTGACACCTTCGGCGCCTCTTCGGTGGTGCTGGCCGAGTACGGCCTGCAGGACAAGGTGAAGCAGCTCAACCGGCTGGCGGTGGAGCACGCCCGGACGGCGATCGCCGGCCGGGCGGACCGCTATGTCGCCGGCTCGGTCGGGCCGGGCACCAAGCTGCCCTCCCTCGGCCACATCGAGGTCGCCGAGCTGGCGGTCTCGATTCGCGAGCAGGTCGAGGCGCTGCTGGAAGCCGGGGTCGACTGCCTGATCATCGAGACCTGCCAGGACCTGCTGCAGACCAAAACCGCGCTGGTGAGCGCGTTTGAGGTTCTGGCCGCGGGCAAGATAGAGATCCCGGTGCTCGTTTCGGTGACCATTGAACAGCAGGGCACCATGCTGGTCGGTTCCGATATCGGCGCGGTGGTCGCAACCCTCGAACCCTTCGAGTTGTTCTCCCTCGGCCTCAACTGCGCGACCGGGCCGCAGGATATGGCCAGCCATGTCCGCTACCTGAGCCGCAACTGGCCGGCGCGGATCTCCTGCATTCCCAATCAGGGGCTGCCGGAAGTGGTTGACGGCCGAACCGTCTATCCTCTCTCGCCGAGCGCCTTTGCCGAGCAGATGCACCGCTTCGTGACCGAAGAAGGGGTCAGCATTGTCGGCGGCTGCTGCGGCACCAGCCCGGATCATATCAGGGCCCTGGCGGAAAAGCTCGCCGGCGTGACGCCGAAAAAACGGGAGGTGTGCTGA
- a CDS encoding dihydropteroate synthase: MKAQVASLYQAVDLQQEIPPLLIGERCNPNGSKAFREALLAEDWDACLKVALDQEARGAQVLDLCVAYTGRDEKRDMLTLVKTFAGSCKAPLMLDSTSPETLEAALPLYPGRAIINSINLEDGGRNLERICRLAKTYGAAVVALTITEAGMALTCEKKVAAARRIYDLAVNSYGLRPQDILFDLLTFTVGSGDEKMVNAAVETLDAIRRVKQELPGVSFTLGVSNISFGLRPAARKVLNSVFLHEAVAAGLNTAIVDAAKVIPLNSISEQDREVCYDLLFNRGHDRELSPLMRFIEHFEQAADGDEDEPQESLRYEEQLRQRVLKGDREGLEDLLSELRGRWRPLDIINNLLVPAMREVGELFGRGELLLPFVLQSAEVMKRSVALLEPYMERIEGESRTSLLLATVAGDVHDIGKNLVDIILSNNGYQVHNIGIKVPAEEIIARAQELQPDVIGLSGLLVKSALLMKENLAQFRQAGLKQPVLLGGAALTARYVADDCVPCYDAPVVYCADAFAGLKAMREFEAGTLVATKVEVREAAAGSRPGPRAVEIDREIAVPEVPFFGSRTCSEVDPAEVFPFVNEQALFRGRWGYRRGKLSAEDYAELVATEVLPTYERFRQEVLESGLLQPRVAWGYFRCRGEGDELVLEHEGRDFHFGFPRQGFAPHLCISDFFHNEEEGGDVAGLFVVTLGPELAEKTRALYAAANYKDYLLWHGFGVEVTDALAEYWHRKMRFEMGIAEGEPETIGDYVVQRYRGSRYGFGYPACPDLELQRPIFELLQPERIGVSLTENCEMVPEMTTSALVAHHPQAKYFAV; the protein is encoded by the coding sequence ATGAAAGCCCAGGTTGCCAGTCTCTACCAGGCGGTTGATCTGCAGCAGGAGATCCCGCCGCTGTTGATCGGCGAGCGCTGCAATCCCAACGGTTCCAAGGCCTTCCGCGAGGCGCTGCTGGCCGAGGATTGGGATGCCTGTCTCAAGGTCGCTCTTGACCAGGAGGCGCGCGGCGCCCAGGTCCTCGATCTCTGTGTTGCCTATACCGGGCGGGATGAAAAGCGCGATATGCTGACCCTGGTGAAGACATTCGCCGGCAGCTGCAAGGCGCCGTTGATGCTCGACTCGACCAGCCCCGAGACCCTGGAGGCGGCCCTGCCCCTCTATCCGGGGCGGGCGATCATCAACTCCATCAACCTCGAAGACGGGGGCAGAAATCTTGAACGAATCTGCCGGCTGGCGAAGACGTACGGCGCGGCGGTGGTCGCCCTGACCATCACCGAGGCGGGGATGGCCCTGACCTGTGAAAAGAAGGTCGCGGCGGCCAGGCGGATTTACGATCTGGCCGTCAACAGCTACGGCCTGCGGCCGCAGGATATCCTCTTCGACCTGCTGACCTTCACCGTCGGGTCGGGGGATGAGAAGATGGTCAACGCCGCCGTCGAGACCCTCGACGCCATCCGCCGGGTGAAGCAGGAGTTGCCCGGTGTCAGCTTCACCCTCGGGGTCAGCAACATTTCCTTCGGCCTGCGGCCGGCGGCGCGCAAGGTCCTCAACTCGGTTTTCCTGCACGAGGCGGTCGCGGCGGGACTCAATACCGCCATTGTCGACGCCGCCAAGGTCATTCCCCTTAACTCGATTTCCGAGCAGGACCGCGAGGTCTGCTACGATCTGCTCTTCAATCGCGGCCACGACCGGGAGCTGTCGCCGCTGATGCGCTTCATCGAGCATTTCGAGCAGGCTGCCGACGGTGACGAGGACGAGCCGCAGGAGTCGCTGCGTTACGAGGAACAGTTGCGGCAGCGGGTCCTCAAGGGGGACAGGGAAGGTCTGGAGGATCTGCTTTCGGAACTGCGCGGCCGCTGGCGGCCGCTTGATATCATCAACAACCTGCTGGTGCCGGCGATGCGCGAAGTCGGTGAACTGTTCGGTCGCGGCGAACTGCTGTTGCCCTTTGTGCTGCAGTCGGCCGAGGTGATGAAACGGTCGGTGGCGCTGCTTGAACCCTACATGGAACGGATCGAAGGGGAAAGCCGGACCAGCCTGCTGCTGGCCACTGTCGCCGGTGACGTCCACGACATCGGCAAGAACCTGGTCGATATCATCCTTTCCAACAACGGTTACCAGGTGCATAACATCGGTATCAAGGTGCCGGCCGAGGAGATCATCGCCAGGGCGCAGGAGCTGCAGCCGGATGTCATCGGTCTCTCCGGGCTGCTGGTCAAGTCGGCGCTGCTGATGAAGGAGAATCTGGCCCAGTTCCGGCAGGCCGGGCTGAAGCAGCCGGTCCTGCTCGGCGGCGCGGCCCTGACCGCCCGCTACGTGGCCGATGACTGCGTCCCCTGTTATGATGCCCCGGTGGTCTACTGCGCCGATGCCTTCGCCGGGTTGAAGGCGATGCGCGAGTTCGAGGCCGGGACCCTGGTTGCGACGAAAGTGGAAGTTCGCGAAGCCGCTGCCGGCAGCCGTCCGGGGCCGCGTGCGGTGGAGATTGATCGTGAGATCGCGGTTCCCGAGGTGCCTTTTTTCGGCAGTCGCACCTGCAGCGAGGTCGATCCGGCCGAGGTTTTTCCTTTTGTCAATGAGCAGGCCCTGTTCCGTGGCCGCTGGGGCTACCGGCGCGGCAAGCTGAGTGCCGAGGACTACGCTGAACTGGTGGCGACCGAGGTGCTGCCGACCTATGAACGCTTCAGGCAGGAGGTACTGGAGAGCGGCCTGCTGCAGCCGCGGGTTGCCTGGGGCTATTTCCGTTGCCGCGGCGAGGGGGATGAACTGGTCCTGGAACATGAGGGGAGGGACTTCCACTTCGGCTTCCCACGCCAGGGTTTTGCTCCCCACCTCTGCATCAGCGATTTCTTCCACAATGAGGAAGAGGGGGGGGATGTCGCCGGGCTGTTCGTGGTCACTCTCGGTCCCGAACTGGCGGAAAAAACCCGTGCCCTCTACGCGGCTGCCAACTACAAGGATTACCTGCTCTGGCATGGTTTCGGGGTTGAGGTGACCGATGCCCTGGCCGAATACTGGCACCGCAAAATGCGTTTCGAGATGGGCATCGCCGAAGGCGAACCGGAGACCATCGGCGACTACGTGGTGCAGCGTTACCGCGGCAGCCGCTACGGTTTCGGATACCCGGCCTGCCCCGACCTGGAGCTGCAGCGACCGATTTTCGAGCTGCTGCAGCCGGAACGGATCGGCGTCAGCCTGACCGAGAACTGCGAGATGGTGCCGGAGATGACGACGTCGGCGCTTGTGGCGCATCACCCGCAAGCCAAGTATTTCGCCGTGTAG
- a CDS encoding rubredoxin, with amino-acid sequence MRYICSNCGYIYDPQQGDPMSDIPAGSSFDELPKDWCCPLCYLGKEIFDPLD; translated from the coding sequence ATGCGCTACATCTGTTCCAACTGCGGCTATATCTACGACCCTCAGCAGGGTGACCCGATGTCCGACATCCCGGCCGGCAGCAGCTTCGACGAGCTGCCGAAAGACTGGTGCTGCCCGCTCTGCTATCTCGGCAAAGAGATCTTCGACCCCCTCGACTGA
- a CDS encoding methylenetetrahydrofolate reductase: MGDLAIELVPRSREVLERDLQTVREHFPRVRTINIPDLLQFPLRAWDAAEAIAPQVERVIPHLRAIDFDLQEDWPFLDTIRRSGCPAVLAISGDPPQDMLHRTFRTPVTEFISRLKQELPGVKIYAGLDPYRSGVKEELDYVRAKLNAGADGLFTQPFFDLRFMEIWADLLIGLDIWWGIAPVLTEKSQAYWENKNNGFFPPDFEPTLEWNRQFTRRALHFVKTRGASAYIMPIRADIRKYLDGII; encoded by the coding sequence ATGGGCGATCTCGCGATCGAACTGGTGCCCCGCTCACGCGAAGTTCTGGAGCGCGACCTGCAGACCGTGCGGGAACATTTCCCCCGGGTGCGGACCATCAATATCCCCGACCTGCTGCAGTTTCCCCTGCGCGCCTGGGACGCCGCGGAGGCCATCGCTCCGCAGGTGGAACGGGTGATTCCGCATCTGCGCGCCATCGATTTCGACCTGCAGGAGGACTGGCCGTTTCTCGACACCATCCGTCGCAGCGGCTGCCCGGCGGTCCTCGCCATCTCCGGCGATCCGCCCCAGGACATGCTGCATCGCACCTTCCGCACCCCGGTCACCGAGTTCATCTCCCGGCTGAAGCAGGAACTGCCCGGCGTCAAAATCTACGCCGGCCTCGACCCCTACCGCAGCGGCGTCAAGGAAGAACTCGACTATGTCCGCGCCAAGCTGAACGCCGGCGCCGACGGACTGTTCACCCAGCCCTTTTTCGACCTGCGCTTCATGGAAATCTGGGCCGACCTGCTGATCGGCCTCGACATCTGGTGGGGCATCGCCCCGGTGCTGACCGAAAAAAGCCAGGCCTACTGGGAGAACAAGAACAACGGCTTCTTCCCGCCCGACTTCGAACCAACCCTGGAATGGAACCGGCAGTTCACCAGGCGTGCCCTGCATTTCGTCAAGACGCGCGGTGCCAGCGCCTACATCATGCCGATCCGGGCGGATATAAGGAAGTATCTGGACGGAATTATTTAG
- a CDS encoding VOC family protein has translation MSLTLTLAVADLDRTEFFYRDILGLQLETFEPAPEFPRVLLLLCGDTAILFRRQQALEASHPALFEHLDRHPKGVGMTLELELPDLEAARRAIDRQQLHLLYELDDDEFKRREIWLHDPDGYLLILT, from the coding sequence ATGAGCCTGACCCTGACCCTGGCGGTCGCCGACCTCGACCGGACCGAGTTTTTTTACCGTGACATTCTCGGTCTGCAACTGGAAACTTTTGAACCGGCGCCGGAATTCCCCCGGGTTCTGTTGTTGCTGTGCGGCGATACAGCAATCCTCTTCCGCCGGCAACAGGCGCTGGAAGCTTCGCATCCGGCCCTGTTTGAACATCTTGATCGCCACCCCAAGGGGGTCGGGATGACCCTGGAGTTGGAGCTTCCCGACCTGGAGGCGGCCCGGCGGGCCATTGACCGGCAGCAACTGCACCTGCTCTACGAACTGGATGACGACGAGTTCAAGCGCCGGGAAATCTGGCTTCACGACCCGGACGGCTACCTGCTTATTCTAACCTGA
- the folK gene encoding 2-amino-4-hydroxy-6-hydroxymethyldihydropteridine diphosphokinase codes for MSLVFIGLGANLGDRLANLRHARTALAAMTEVQLVGSSRLYETEPVGGPEGQPAFFNAVLQLQVELDPYQLLERCQDLERACGRKRETRWGPRTLDIDLLLVDAMISRSPELELPHPRLAGRGFVLAPLLDLAPDLPIPGSGGTVGDLWRRGEPWTGIACRGDW; via the coding sequence ATGTCTCTTGTTTTCATCGGGCTCGGTGCCAATCTCGGTGACCGGCTTGCCAACCTGCGTCATGCCCGGACGGCCCTGGCCGCCATGACCGAGGTCCAGCTGGTCGGCAGTTCGCGACTCTATGAAACCGAACCGGTCGGCGGCCCCGAGGGCCAGCCGGCCTTTTTCAATGCGGTTTTACAGCTTCAGGTTGAACTTGACCCGTACCAGCTGCTGGAGCGGTGCCAGGACCTGGAGCGCGCCTGTGGTCGAAAACGTGAAACCCGGTGGGGGCCGCGCACTCTGGATATTGATCTGCTGCTGGTTGACGCCATGATCAGCCGCAGTCCGGAGCTGGAACTGCCTCACCCGCGCCTTGCCGGACGCGGTTTTGTGCTGGCGCCATTGCTTGATCTGGCGCCTGATCTGCCAATTCCGGGAAGCGGCGGAACGGTCGGCGATTTATGGCGGCGGGGAGAGCCCTGGACGGGGATCGCCTGCCGTGGAGACTGGTAA
- the fsa gene encoding fructose-6-phosphate aldolase — translation MKFFIDTAEVDEIRAACELGLVDGVTTNPSLIAKSGRDFKEVITEITGIVDGPISAEVIALDAPGMLAEGRELAKIHKNIVIKVPMTEEGLKATRVFAAEGIRTNVTLIFSPVQALLAAKAGASYVSPFVGRLDDIGHEGMEGIDQIRSIFDNYGYTTEIIVASVRSPMHVQTSALLGADIATIPFKVMQQLARHPLTDVGIEKFLADHNKAQK, via the coding sequence ATGAAATTTTTTATTGATACCGCCGAAGTTGACGAGATCCGCGCCGCCTGTGAGCTGGGCCTGGTCGATGGCGTCACCACCAATCCGTCGCTGATCGCCAAGAGCGGGCGCGATTTCAAAGAGGTGATCACCGAAATCACCGGCATCGTCGACGGACCGATCTCCGCCGAGGTGATTGCCCTCGATGCCCCCGGCATGCTGGCCGAGGGGCGGGAGTTGGCCAAAATCCACAAGAATATCGTCATCAAGGTGCCGATGACCGAAGAGGGTCTCAAGGCGACCCGGGTGTTTGCCGCCGAAGGTATCCGCACCAATGTCACGCTGATCTTCTCCCCGGTGCAGGCGTTGCTGGCGGCCAAGGCGGGGGCGAGCTATGTCTCTCCCTTTGTCGGTCGTCTCGACGACATCGGTCACGAGGGGATGGAAGGCATTGACCAGATTCGCAGCATTTTCGACAACTACGGCTATACCACCGAAATCATCGTCGCTTCGGTGCGCAGCCCGATGCACGTGCAGACCTCGGCCCTGCTCGGTGCCGATATCGCCACCATCCCCTTCAAGGTGATGCAGCAGCTGGCGCGGCACCCGCTGACCGATGTCGGTATCGAGAAGTTTCTGGCCGACCACAACAAGGCGCAGAAATAA
- the sucC gene encoding ADP-forming succinate--CoA ligase subunit beta, translating into MNIHEYQAKAILRNFGVPVPEGHVVYNSNSARDWAKRLGDGPWAVKAQIHAGGRGKGGGVKIAKTPDEVKQFTRDMIGMTLVTHQTGPEGKLVKRVLVEAGCNIADEFYVSFLVDRATSKVTLMASAEGGMDIEEVAANTPEKIFFEAIDPTVGMTAFQARKVAFKLGFAPAQVKQAVPLLKNLYTAFVEADCSLLEINPLVLTADGQLLCLDAKINFDDNALFRHLRIRDLRDYDEEDMMEIEASQYDLSYIALDGNIGCMVNGAGLAMATMDIIQYYGASPANFLDVGGGATIERVTEAFKIILSDEKVEGILVNIFGGIMKCDVIATGVVEAAKQVGVKVPLVVRLEGTNVDLGKKILAESGLDIVSADGMADAAEKIVKAVKAA; encoded by the coding sequence ATGAACATTCACGAGTACCAGGCTAAGGCGATCCTGCGGAATTTCGGCGTGCCGGTTCCGGAAGGACATGTCGTCTACAACAGCAACTCGGCCCGCGACTGGGCCAAGCGTCTCGGTGACGGCCCCTGGGCGGTCAAGGCGCAGATTCATGCCGGCGGTCGCGGCAAGGGGGGCGGCGTCAAGATCGCCAAGACTCCCGACGAGGTGAAGCAGTTTACCCGCGACATGATCGGCATGACCCTGGTGACCCACCAGACCGGGCCCGAGGGCAAGCTGGTCAAGCGGGTGCTGGTTGAGGCGGGCTGCAACATCGCCGACGAATTCTACGTTTCCTTCCTGGTCGACCGTGCCACTTCCAAGGTGACCCTGATGGCTTCGGCCGAGGGCGGCATGGATATTGAGGAAGTCGCCGCCAATACCCCGGAGAAGATCTTCTTCGAGGCGATCGATCCGACTGTCGGCATGACCGCTTTCCAGGCCCGCAAGGTCGCGTTCAAGCTCGGCTTTGCCCCGGCCCAGGTCAAGCAGGCGGTGCCCCTGCTCAAGAACCTCTACACCGCTTTCGTCGAGGCGGACTGTTCGCTGCTGGAAATCAATCCACTGGTGCTGACCGCCGACGGGCAGCTCCTCTGTCTCGATGCCAAGATCAATTTTGATGACAATGCCCTCTTCCGTCACCTGCGCATTCGCGATCTTCGCGATTACGACGAAGAAGACATGATGGAGATCGAAGCCTCCCAGTACGATCTCTCCTACATCGCCCTCGACGGCAACATCGGCTGCATGGTCAATGGTGCCGGCCTGGCGATGGCGACCATGGATATCATCCAGTATTATGGCGCTTCACCGGCCAACTTCCTCGATGTCGGGGGCGGAGCGACCATTGAGCGTGTGACCGAGGCCTTCAAGATCATTCTCTCCGATGAAAAGGTCGAGGGAATCCTGGTCAATATCTTCGGCGGTATCATGAAATGCGACGTGATCGCCACCGGAGTGGTCGAAGCGGCCAAGCAGGTCGGTGTCAAGGTGCCGTTGGTGGTGCGCCTTGAGGGAACCAATGTCGATCTCGGCAAAAAGATTCTGGCTGAGTCGGGTCTCGATATCGTCAGTGCCGACGGCATGGCGGATGCCGCCGAGAAGATCGTCAAAGCCGTCAAGGCCGCCTAA